In Candidatus Binataceae bacterium, one genomic interval encodes:
- a CDS encoding lactate racemase domain-containing protein translates to MARPEAKLKELKPADLQHEVGARRDLVVTLNRRSAPRLISYGDDFMYEKLPAGTRVIYPPPPLDALPDPDAAIRYALLRPLNADPLFAQLNPNMRVTIAIDDISLPLPPMRRPDIRERLLNAVLQTLADYGVDDVHLIIATSLHRRMTEGEIRRMVGERAFRQFWPERLYNFDAENRAEIIKMGKTDHGEEVWLSRRAAESNLVIYLNLNLVPMDGGHKSVAVGLAPYQSLRHHHNPATLRDCHSYMDPTRSALHSSANRMGKLINDQLNVFSIETAVNTQMYGGMLDFLQKNEDRFTDWDRMRLKGFRWTLGAMSNDLRRQMLHQYAAPYGMTGVWAGETEAVHQQALARVFQQYAVPVKGQSDVLIVGVPYICPYNVNSIMNPVLVQCTGLGYLFNMFRNKPLVKPGGTMIICHPLRDEFHPEHHPSYIEFFHRCLSETADAVELEQQFEQEFAHNPTYTHMYRYGNAYHGVHPFYMWYWGEPARQHCGRVIAAGCEEPEVAARLGWEAADTLDEAIAMATADHGRSASITYLHLPPLVMADVE, encoded by the coding sequence TACGAGAAGCTGCCTGCGGGAACCCGCGTGATCTATCCGCCGCCGCCGCTTGACGCCCTGCCCGACCCCGACGCCGCGATCCGCTATGCGCTGCTGCGGCCGTTGAATGCCGACCCGCTGTTCGCGCAGCTCAATCCGAACATGCGCGTAACGATCGCGATCGATGACATCAGTCTGCCGCTGCCGCCGATGCGGCGGCCGGACATCCGTGAGCGCCTGCTCAACGCGGTGCTGCAGACGCTCGCCGATTACGGCGTCGATGACGTTCATCTGATTATTGCGACGTCACTCCATCGGCGAATGACCGAAGGCGAAATCCGCCGGATGGTCGGCGAGCGCGCTTTCAGGCAGTTCTGGCCCGAGCGGCTCTATAATTTCGACGCCGAGAACCGCGCCGAGATCATCAAAATGGGCAAGACCGATCACGGCGAAGAGGTCTGGCTGTCGCGTCGCGCGGCTGAGTCCAACCTCGTGATCTACCTGAACCTCAACCTCGTGCCGATGGACGGCGGGCACAAATCGGTCGCGGTCGGACTCGCGCCGTATCAGAGCCTGCGCCACCATCACAACCCGGCAACCCTGCGCGATTGCCACTCTTACATGGATCCGACGCGTTCAGCCTTGCACAGCTCGGCCAATCGGATGGGCAAGCTGATCAACGATCAACTCAACGTCTTTTCGATCGAGACCGCAGTCAACACGCAGATGTATGGCGGGATGCTCGATTTTCTGCAGAAGAACGAAGACCGCTTTACCGACTGGGACCGGATGCGGCTCAAGGGTTTTCGCTGGACGCTCGGCGCGATGTCCAACGATCTGCGCCGCCAGATGCTCCATCAGTACGCCGCGCCTTACGGCATGACGGGGGTGTGGGCGGGCGAGACCGAAGCGGTGCATCAGCAGGCGCTCGCGCGGGTTTTTCAGCAATACGCGGTGCCGGTCAAGGGCCAGTCCGACGTCCTGATCGTCGGTGTCCCGTACATCTGCCCCTACAACGTAAATTCGATCATGAACCCGGTGCTCGTGCAGTGCACCGGGCTCGGTTATCTGTTCAACATGTTCCGCAACAAACCGCTGGTGAAGCCAGGCGGCACGATGATCATTTGTCATCCGCTGCGCGACGAGTTTCATCCGGAGCATCATCCGAGCTACATCGAATTTTTCCATCGCTGCCTCAGCGAAACCGCCGATGCGGTCGAGCTCGAGCAGCAGTTCGAGCAGGAGTTCGCGCACAATCCGACGTACACGCATATGTATCGCTACGGCAACGCCTATCACGGCGTTCACCCGTTCTACATGTGGTATTGGGGCGAGCCCGCGCGCCAGCATTGCGGACGCGTAATTGCGGCCGGCTGCGAGGAGCCGGAAGTGGCGGCGCGCCTCGGTTGGGAGGCGGCTGACACGCTCGACGAAGCGATCGCGATGGCGACCGCAGATCACGGGCGCTCCGCCTCCATCACGTATCTGCACCTACCCCCCTTGGTGATGGCCGATGTCGAATAG